From Paenibacillus sp. PL2-23:
CAGGGCACAACTTTTATCGTGAGCTTCAACATATTGGCGCAATAGGATGAGCATAATACTCCTTGAATGGCGCACTGCGGCTGCGTGTCCCCACGCAGCCGCAGCCTACTCGAAGGAGGAAGAATGACATGTCTGAGCATTTCAAGACAAACGGCGATTCCGCCGAGCAGAAGCGGCAGGCGGCCCAGAATGAATCCAAGGCGAACCGAGCGGGCGGCGCGGCCGTCGACAAGAAGCTGAACGGACCGAATCGTCCATCCACGTAACGTGGCATACCGCGCCCGCTTGTGAAGGCTGACGTTGTGCGAGCGGGACGCTGGCGGAAGAAGGCAATCGGAGGTGCAACTCCGGTTGCTTTCTTTTCGTAAGGGGCGTTATAATAGCTAAAAATAACCTTATTTCCGAGGAGTGAAGTGTAATGTCGATGTCATTCGAGAGATATATGATGGATATGATTCAACCCATGCGTGACGATCTTACTAAGCTGGGTATTCAAGAGCTGCGCACGCCCGAAGAGGTGGAAGCGAACGTGCCGGACGCCAAGGGTACTGCTCTGATCGTTATTAATTCCGTATGCGGCTGCGCTGCGGGCCAATGCCGTCCTGGCGTTGCTCAGGCTCTCCAGAACGAGAAAATTCCTAACCATCTGTTCACGGTGTTCGCCGGTCAAGACAAGGAAGCAACGGCGAAGGCTCGCGAATATTTGGCCCCGTACCCGCCGTCCTCCCCTTCCATCGCACTGATGAAGGATGGCGAGCTGGTGCACTTCATCGAACGCCATCAAATCGAGAATCGTTCCGCAGCGGACATCGCGGCTGATCTGACAGAAGCCTTCGATAAGTATTGCGGTTAACGGGAGCTGCCATATGACCCTACAAGAGCAAATCATTGAGCGTCTTGGCGTACAGCCCTCCATCAATCCCGAGGAGGAGGTTCGCAAGCGCGTTGACTTCCTGAAGCGTTATGTGCTGGACTCCGGCACGACGGGGCTGCTGATTGCAATCAGCGGCGGAATCGACAGCGCGGTGGCGACTGGCTTATGCAAGCGAGCGACGGATGAGCTGTCGGAGGAGACGGGCAAGGCGTATATGACGCTTGGCGTATTCCAGCCTTACGGCGAGCAATCCGATATTGCGGACAGCTACGCGGTAGCGGAAGCGTTCGGACTGACTCACAAGGTAGAGACGAATATCGGCGAAGCGGTTGACGAAATCGCGCTGGAGGTTGAACACTCCTTCAAGGCGCTTGGCATGCCACGGCATATTAGCCGCGGCGGCAAAGGCAACGTCAAGGCCAGAACGCGTATGGTCATGCAGTATGCGCTGGCTTTCGATCTGAATCTGCTGGTCGTTGGCACGGATCACGCTTCCGAGGCCATTACGGGCTTCTACACGAAGTGGGGCGACGGGGCGGTTGACATTACGCCGCTCAGCACGCTGAACAAGCGTCAGGTTCGCCAGTTAGCGGCTTACCTGGGAGTGCCGGACAGCGTGCTTAAGAAGGCGCCGACAGCAGGTCTATGGGAAGGCCAGACGGACGAGGATGAGCTTGGAATCAAGTATGACGACAACAGCGACTACCTGGAAGGCAAGGCTGTAGCGCCTGCGGTCAGCGAGAAGCTGGAGAAGCAATATTTGAAGACGGAGCACAAACGTTCGCCGATCCCCGGGATCTAAGAGCTGATGGATGGGACGCCTTCGTAACCTAAAGGAGGCAATGAGCTTGATCGCAGGAATCGGACATGACTTGACGGATGTGGATCGAATCTCCCTTATGCTGGAGGGCCGATATGGGGATAGGCTGATGCAACGCATATTGACCGAAGGCGAGCGGGAGCTGGCAGCAGCCTATCAGGGTGCGCGGCTGCAGCAATTTGTTGCGGGACGCTTCGCCGCCAAGGAAGC
This genomic window contains:
- a CDS encoding BrxA/BrxB family bacilliredoxin, coding for MSMSFERYMMDMIQPMRDDLTKLGIQELRTPEEVEANVPDAKGTALIVINSVCGCAAGQCRPGVAQALQNEKIPNHLFTVFAGQDKEATAKAREYLAPYPPSSPSIALMKDGELVHFIERHQIENRSAADIAADLTEAFDKYCG
- the nadE gene encoding ammonia-dependent NAD(+) synthetase; translation: MTLQEQIIERLGVQPSINPEEEVRKRVDFLKRYVLDSGTTGLLIAISGGIDSAVATGLCKRATDELSEETGKAYMTLGVFQPYGEQSDIADSYAVAEAFGLTHKVETNIGEAVDEIALEVEHSFKALGMPRHISRGGKGNVKARTRMVMQYALAFDLNLLVVGTDHASEAITGFYTKWGDGAVDITPLSTLNKRQVRQLAAYLGVPDSVLKKAPTAGLWEGQTDEDELGIKYDDNSDYLEGKAVAPAVSEKLEKQYLKTEHKRSPIPGI